AACAGTCGGAACTTACGAGTGGTTCTACCTCTCCTATCTACTGACTGAATGTTTTGTCCAAATTGAAGCTTATTATTTGTTTGCcaatcttttttggttttgatttcagCTGGGTGGCCAAATTTTCTGTGTGTCTGCTCTGTTTTTTCGTCGGGATCTGTTCAACTTCACTGGGCTCAGTGGCCTCCTAACCAGAGCAGTGCTGCATCAAAATGGTTTTGCACAAGCAAAGGGCTCTTGGGAGCTGGGCCCAGTGGGATTATGGCTGCTGATGCCATAGTGACAGATGGTGGTGCCTTGCATGTGGCTGGTGTTCCAATTGTAAATCCATCCACTGTTGTGGTTTGGGAGGTCACACCTGGCCCTGGAAATGGGTTTCAAGCAACTCCAAAGTCAAGTACAGGCAGTGGGGTCCCACCTTCAGTTAATCCTCCTTCTTGGGATGGTTTTGCTCCTTTGGCTGCTTATTTGTTTAGCTGGCAAGAGTTTTTCCTATTGGAAGCAAAGCAGGGAAGAAAGCACACAGATCAAGACTATATCGATATGGTATCACTTCATTGTTCACCAGTGTCTAATTTTTCTGCATATGTGAGTCCTGAGGCAGCAGCTCAATCAGCGGCAACCACTACATGGGGCTCTGGAGTTACTGCAGTTGCCTTTGACCCGACTCGTGGTGGTTCTGTAATAGCTGTGGTGATAGTGGAGGGTCAGTTGTATTCTGATTCAGAACtgtacttttgttttcttttctctcacctCCACCCGAAAATAATTTAATCTATGTCATGCTGGGGAAGCACTTGTCTTCTGTCTATGAATATGGCTGTGTAGTATGAATTTACTCACAATCTATTGCTTAGGCCTGCTGATTACTTGTTGCGGAGGATGTATAGGAAAATTTAGCAAAGACATTCTAGGGAAACCCGAGATGATTTCATGCTTTTTGTGGGCTGTTACTAATTACATAACCAAATGACCTTTGATTAGGCTGCCACGAAGTGTTATGCCCACGTAACCAAATGCTTTTTGTGGGTAACCTAAGAGTTCTACTGTGAGCTTCATCATCTTCATTGTCCCACATGCATTTTACACCGGCAACcctgtttggactttggattcTTGCCACCTTTATGGGGTATTAAGTTAGAAACTATGCTTTTCCTTGTATATCTACTCGCTTTTCGAATTTATTTCTATGATGCTGTGCTGCTTCAGGATCTGTTTTGTCTATATTGGAAATGTTACATAGATGATTCATTCGAACtatctttgttttcattttttgttactTCACATTAGCAAAATGATGCTCACTGATATAGAAGATATAATTTTGTGAATATTCatgaattctttttcttttttggtgatGACATTCTGCTATTGATAGCTTACGTCTGATAGATATGTCTCAACTCTCACCCCTTGTGGTTGGAGTTCAAAACTAATCAAATTTGGATATTGTCTATTCAGGGCAGTACATGTCCCCTTATGATCCAGATGAGGGTCCTTCAATCACTGGTTGGAGAGTTCAACGATGGGAATCATCTCTTAAGCCAGTTGTCCTCCACCAGATTTTTGGAAACCCCACTTCCAGTTTTGGTGGGCAGGCTCCCATGCAGACTGTTTGGGTAACCACAGTGAACAAATGCATTCCACCAACAAATGACTATAAAATTCAACAACCAGCTGTGGCTGGACCATCCTCTGATGTCATAAACACAACTGATTCTAGTCTTGAGAAGACAAAAAGGGTCTGTTTTGATCCATTTGATCTTCCAAGTGATGTTAGAACCCTTGCTCTGATAGTTTACTCTGCTCATGGTGGTGAGATCGCTGTTGCTTTTCTACGAGGTGGGGTTCACATTTTTTCTGGAGCAAGCTTTGCACCCGTTGATAACTATCAGATCAGTGTCGGTTCTACAATTGCTGCTCCTGCCTTCTCATCAACAAGCTGCTGTTCGGCATCTGTTTGGCATGATACCAGCAAGGACCGTACTGTATTGAAGATAATTCGTGTCCTTCCTCCTGCTGTTCCAAGTAGTCAAGTGAAAGCAAACTCATCAATCTGGGAACGTGCAATTGCAGAGAGGTACTTATGAAATGTTTTCTGACATCTTTCAGGGCTAAGTTCCTATCAAGCACGTATAATCCAAAAAAGCCTCTGTACTCATAAAAGATAACACGCTTCCTTTATTAGCTTCCTCTTCGTTTTGGTTTTGACATAAATGGCATGTATCAGATGGTTGATATTAACAGCTAAACTTCTGTATTCTtgtttttgggcttttcttATGTGTACTAAATCTTTGGGATCTAAGTAGGTTCGGTTTGGTCAGCTTTTAAGGTAATTTGATGCCGAACTAAGTACATTGGTTTTGTAGTTCTgtgaaccgtaacgaagaagTTATTTGATTTCGTATGGTGGGAAAAGAAACTCTAATAATGCCAATAGCAAGGAATAGAAAATAAGAGAATGTTTCACCTCCACATCCACCTCCAGGTAATGATCAAGTGTATCAGTATGAAGGTGTGACTAAAATGTAAATATGTGCTAAATGTTATAAGGCAATGTAAAGGAATCAATTGTTTAGGTTTTGTTTGGTGTATGAAATCTTAAATCAGAAACAGAAActtttccaaacagagccttagtgtCTCAATACCAGCAGACGAAAACTAATTGAAATACTGACCAAAATTGACcagttcggtttggtttgggctCCACATTTGGTTTGGCTGGTTTTTACATGCCTACTAGCTTTTTCTGTATCATTTTCCACATTTTGCTGCATCAATCATCATGTTATCCGTATCTTTTTGTCTCCATATCCGTATCTGTGTGTCTTAGGGGCTAAATTTGATATCTTAGTTTGAGGTAGCAGCTTGAATTTCGTCAATGCATGGGTTGCAGTTATCCTAGTGTGGCAATTTAGAAACATGCCTTCCATCTGCATTGACTATCAACTATCTTGTTTGTCAGAGCAGGTTCTGGTGGAGCCTTTTGGTTGGAGTTGATTGGTGGGATGCTGTTGGCTGTACACAGAGTGCTGCCGAGGATGGAATTGGTACTCTAGTCGATATAGTGATGTGATTCATTATAAATGCTACAAAACATACTAATAAATCTTAAATGTATCTCTAATACTGAAATCATACGAAGCATGGACGTGGCTACCGGCTCCTCTTTGTTGTTGTAGATGCATTGGATAAGGACACAAATAAGATACGCATGAGATGGCACAATATGCTCTGGCCACGCTTAAATACATGtcagaattttttatttcattttgttgtttgcCACTATTGGGACACTCTTGGAACACATCCGGGACACATTACGTGGTATGGTGCAATTGATAAAATTTGAGCTTGACTCAAAATTTCCAAAGATGCTTAGACCATGAATATTTTATTTAGTGACTCTTAATTACTACCTTTATAAAGTTGCtattatttgtttgtttcatactaatttgtcaattttttatttatttgtaatgAACGTATAAAATACAACTGTCAAATATTCTGTATATAAAACTGACTTGTCCCCTTGCCCGCATCGTGTCATGTGACTCATGTCTATGCCATGCTTCTTAGCTGAAATAAATGGAATAGAGATCGAACTGTTTGAGGTGTAGAGAACTATTTCTTGGAAAGATACCTATATCTATTAAAATTTCAACTGAATTAACTAGCTTAACTAGCATCTATGAAAATTTTCAGGAGTTGCAAAGGTAACTCATTTATCACCCCTCAAAGATTCActtcttttcaattattttctagtCCAAACGCGTGCTTTGTGCTGTTGGAGTACTACTCCACATTTGTGCCTCTCATGTCCTAGACTTCCATATTTGTGTCTCCTGAAATTATGAACTGAATGTTCTTCCTTGTCTTTTTCCTCGTGTTCTTCTATTTATCTCCTTTGTTTTGTCGTTTTCCTTGTGTTCTTCTGATATGGCTGGGGTAGTTGTAGTGTTTTCTCAGAGATGCCATATCCATTGGTTGATGTAAGAAATGCATTGACTGAGAGAGCCTTTAAATAGCTGTGTGCATTGGTTGATTTGTTGTAGTTACATTTAGTGGGTATGCAAcattgttcttttctttttctcttctctatTCGTGTTGGAAGGGTAGAAGCTGTCTCTAGCATTCTGCCAAAGATTGGGTTATTCTTCGAGGTAAGCATTGTGCCCTTGTTTGTTATTGATTTGAGAGCCCTTGAAAGAGTAGAACGAAAGATTCTTGGTAACATCAGTCCCTATACCTCCTCGCCTATCTTTTCAAACCTACACATCTTAGTTGGTTAGCCTGGTGTATTCTTCATCAAAGGTTATCTAACTTTGGGTGACTGTACATGGCTGTAAATATAACCCTCTTGCAGGCCCGTTTCTACCTATGCAAGGTTACTCACAAGCAACCCTTTTTACTTACCTTGTGGCCTTTAGTGGTATAATAAGGATTGTTGAAAGTGGTGGAGAATCTTGGAAACTAAACCAATTATGTAGCCAATAGTGGGTGTCCCTGTGCTGTCTTTAGTTCAATTAGTCTCATTGAGTAGATCATGTTAGGTTTCCACTGATAAAGACTTGGGTTCATCTTAACCATCCTTTATTCTTTGCAGTTTTAGGGCATTCTTTTTCCCAACTATTTTTTAGCTCTTTGATTACTTTTGCAAGTATAATCAAATATTCCAGGAAGACATAACCGTACATATTGTGGAATGATGGATATTGGACAACGTAACAAAGACTTGGGTTCATCTTAACCATCCTTTATTCTTTACAGTTTTAGGGTATTCTTTTTCCCAACATACTTTTGTAAGTATAATCAAATATTCCAGGAAGACATATAGCCGTACATATTGTGGAATGATGAAAATTGGACAATGTAACAGTTTCTTTGGACTGGATCCTAAGACCTCAATTTATTAGATGTACATTATGTATGGATATTTGTATGTTCTATGATAGACTTCAAACCCTTCTTTTGAATTGATTgaatttccccctttttttgttttagtttcaTTGAACAGTGTTATTGCGGTGTTGGATGCGGATTTCCACTCTCTTTCATCAACTCAGCACAGACAACAATATGGTCCTGTATGTATCATTGAACTATTGCCaaatcctcttttttttttctcattttgtagGGAAGTTATCATCACCATTGTAGATATTTTGAGTATGTGTTTTCCATGGTACTTATTGATGCTTGTCTGTAGAGTCTGCTTTTCAACAGCATCCTCAACACTATCAGAACCTGTCAATTATGTTCAGACTCCATTGTGGTGAAAATTTGTATTGCCAACTGTCCATCCATCCCTATGAATAGATGGAAAGATTATTAATACCAAAAGGATGAAAAACTTTATGATCTAATTTCAGAAATCAATGTAGAAGTATAGGGTGGAAATATGTTTTTGTCTGGGGTATGGTGCTACATATCTTGATGAGATGATTTACAGTGTTCTCTGACCCTGAACATCTGCACCTGCTCTGGCATCCTTGTCTCTTGATTATCTCCATGGGGTGAGGGAGGGAAGGGGGATACGGGTTTTTACATTTCGTTTGTGTGACCCTTTCAATGCTTTCATTTACTTATGTGGCTCTGTTTCTGGTTTAATTgacttgtttatttttttttttaaccatacaGAGTCTAGACAGAATAAAATGTAGGCTATTGGAAGGTACGAACGCTCAAGAGGTTAGGGCGATGGTTTTAGACATGCAAGCAAGGTTGTTACTGGATATGTTGGGAAAAGGAATTGAATCTGCTTTGATTAATCCCTCGGCTTTGGTATCCGAACCTTGGCAAGAATCTGGTGAGAAGTTATCTGGCATTGATCCTGAAACGATGGCTGTTGAACCAGCGCTAGTTTTAAGCATTCAGGTATGCTTCTGGTTCTTTCCCATTTCTCTGGTTCTCTGCCCCCgttttttctgttattttgttCTTATCATCCATTATCTTTGAGTTGCTGCTCTAATTGTGCAAACACTACGATGCAGGCTTATGTTGACTCAGTCCTTGACCTAGCATCACATTTCATCACACGTTTGCGACGTTATGCTAGTTTTTGTCGTACGTTAGCAAGTCATGCATATACCTCAGGCACAGGTGGCAATCGCAATATGGTGGCTAGTCCACCCCAAAATTCCGCCTCTCCTGCTTCAAGTCAGGGTCAGGGTTCGCCACACATTCTTATTCTACCATATCTAAGGACTTTTTTCATAATTCTGGCTCTATTTCCGGGAGAACTGTTGTCCAACCTCCATGGAAGTGATCAAATATTCATCTATTTGTACTCCCTTGCCCACTTTGTTTGTCCATTCTCAATATTCCGACATCTCCATAtgtcattattattatttttttcaaattttattctttttacaATGTGTGTTTacaagaactaattgagatcttttgattgatgaaaacaagtaaaattatCACAAACGTTTACTATTTGTGGATTTGAGTAACTGTCGGAAAGGGACAAACAACTGGGACAGATTGAGCATCTGTTACTCCTCTTTTGTCTTGTTGTGATGTAAAACATTGTAGTACCTTTGTTGGGCAGGTGGTCAAGGTGGAACGGCTAGTTCTACAGGGAGTACGCAAATGCAAGCTTGGGTACAAGGAGCTATTGCCAAAATTAGTAGCACTGCTGACGGAGTTCCGAATGCAACTCCAAACCCTATAAGTGGTGCTTCATCCTTTATGCCAATAAGTATTAACACGGGAACTTTTCCGGGAACCCCAGCTGTTAGGCTCATTGGGGACTGCCATTTCCTTCATAGATTGTGCCAACTTTTGCtattctgttttttctttcgACGAACGCAACTACCTCGCTTTATCGGGAGTACTCAGAGAACTAGTGacacaaatacacaaaaacctCAGCTTGGCGGTTCGGGGAAGGTAGAAGAGATCAACTCTATGCCTACAAAACTAAATGCTGGTATGGTCAGGTCAGAAGAAGTACAGGCAGCTAGGGCTGGTCAAGCTGTCCCCGGACCAAAAGGACCTGAAGAAGGTACTGCTAGCCGGTCAAGACTGGGGTTTGGTAATGCTGGACAAGGTTACACATTTGAGGAGGTAAAAGTACTACCCCCGTTCCATTTCCAAAAGTTTTCTAGTTCTACTATGTTAATAATTTCTAGCGATTTAAAAATGTTATCTAtgagaactaattgagatcttttgatgGTGGAAAAAATCTTGATTTATTTTGCTAGAAAAAGTACATTTTTGTTGATCCAGTTAAAGGGCATTGTGGCCGAAAGTCGCAATTAAAATGGGTCAGAGGGAGTATTTATTGTAAAAGCACGCATTTGTTTCTCAatttgttgcctttttggttTAAATTATCATGCATTATATCTTTATTTCACTCATGAACTAGGAAAGGTTGCTGTAGTCATCAAAGTTTTGGGATTTGCTATGTAAatttagagagggagaggaattGGAGATATTTCGATGGGGATGAGAGGCCGTTGCTCAAAATTAGGAGTCGGTTTAGATTACTGGATTAATTCCTTGACTTATGTATTTTTGGAGTTTAGATTGGTGTATAGGTCTTTTTATTGTTtggcctttttcttcttttttttccttgctttCTTTTTGTATATGGGTGGCTCCCCTTATCAATAGTTTattacttatccaaaaaaaaaaattctggatTGAATGTGGGGTTCCTGGTTTTGCATGGGTTTGTTATATGTTTTCTTCCTCATATGGTACTGACATGCAGGTGAAGGTCCTCTTCCTCATACTTGTTGATCTCTGTCGGCGAACGTCTACTCTGCCACACCCCCTACCAGTTTCTCAGGTGGGGAGCAGTAATATCCAGGTCCGTTTGCATTACATTGACGGGAACTATACCGTCTTGCCAGAAGTTGTGGAAGCATCCCTTGGTCCACATATGCAGGTATTTTGCAAACTTGGATAAATTTTGTGGAAGCAGAATACTCCTACTGCATCTCTTTCTTCTGAGCGTGCCAAGCATGCCAAATATTAGTATTAAATATAGCTGTGGAAATTGCAACAGAAGGAAGTCATTTAAATTGTTCAACATCATTTCTGGATGTCAAAATTATTGTACCATCTATGATGGCCTAAAATTATCAACATTTTGTTATCGGGAATACTGATAGCTTCGTGTTCTTATTTTGTACTTTATTTTCTATATTACGAAACATGCAACGATTTCAATTGTGAAATTAAAGTTTAGGGCATTTGTCCACGTTTTGTTGACTTTCTTGTAGAGTGCATGCTAAGCACTTCTGGGTTGTAAGTCTTATCTCTTTCTATTCACTAATCTTATAGGTGTGTTGAAAGTTTGAAACAGCTCATTCATAATCAAAGTTTCTTACATAGAGCTAAAGTCTGAAGACTCTGAACACCTCTCCCTACCCCGGGAAGAAAGTAGAATATCTTACTTTTCCTCACTTTCCGGTAGGAACTTTATAGGGCTTATAGGTGCTGAAAATGAATTTCCTGTGGAGGTTATATATCTACTAGGCATTTTGAGTTAACCTTGGCTTTCATCTGGGAATTAAAGTCCCGTTGATATGGTTCCCTACAGCTTGacattttgttttcaattgctGGATTTTCGCAGAATATGCCCAGACCTAGGGGTGCTGATGCTGCTGGTCTGTTACTCCGCGAGTTAGAACTACATCCTCCAGCTGAAGAATGGCACAGGAGGAACATGTTTGGTGGTCCCTGGTCTGATCTAGAGGATATGGGTCCTGCAGACGATCCCTCAAAACTTAGCACTTCATATGATCTACTTGAGTTGAACTCTGTGGAAAACAGTGATAATTATTATGGGGCTAATCGCTTGTGGCCAAGGAAGCGCAGGATGTCAGAAAGAGATGCCGCTTTTGGCTTAAACACGTCTGTTGGACTGGGGGCATATCTTGGTATAATGGGATCTCGAAGAGATGTTGTAACTGCTTTGTGGAAGACTGGTCTTGAAGGCGTTTGGTACAAGGTGTAGTGATAGTTTTCCGAagtctttttttcttcaattttgtttattAGGCCTCACATTTCTGTTTGAGGATTACTGATTAAATGCTTTTCAATATTGGCTTTTAATAAgttttactccctccatcccattttgtttatccactttttgacttttcattgtCCCAAATTGTATGTCCAATTTTAGATGACCAAGGGAAAAATCCTATAAAAATACTCTTTTACCCTTCTTTCTTCCTTAAATTGATGTGACAAGTACATTTTGAATTGAAGGGTATTTGTGGAAAATTTAGTTTTCAAAGTGTAATgattgtgtccccttaataagttggatttcccaaattggacaaacaaatcgggacggagtaGGATCTATGCCTTGGAGAATGTTGGCCTCCGGAAATTAGTGGTTCGATGTAGAGATATCCTGATTAAATGACCTAAGATGATATTTTCTTATGTTTTTGACCTCCTTAGAGTGGAACCATAGGGTGAAGAGGTATTTGGCTATAGATTTCATccacttttttaattttctgacaTACGTATTATATGGGATCGCTAAAATAGTCCTAATATTGGATCTTTGTCATGGTGGGGTTGAGATATATGGAAACTTGATTTACCTGTAAAACTAGTGATTTTTCTGAGTACTTCTTGGGTGGCAAAGGCTACTTAGATAATTTTGAGATCTTTTGTGGGCTGCAGGATCTTGTTTATGTGTTTAAAGTTAATCTTTCTAGGAGTTGCATGATTTAAATTTATCCATCATGTCATGATTGAGATGAAAGAGTACCATCTTGCCTTGATTATCAGTATTCTAGTAGTGTGCAGTCGCCCTCGCCTAGTTGAAGGCGGGATTCAGTACCATGTCTTGGTACCATCACACCAACAGACTTAACTAGCTAAGCCAGCACTTTAGAAGGGCTCCTGCTTGTttactttttgtgtgtgtgtgtgtgtgtgtgtgtgtgtgtgtgtgtgtgtgtgttggtgtCGATACTTTAACCTGAATAGATAACATGAGCAATAGTGAAGCCTTTATGGGTAAACCTTATATGTTTTCTACTTGGCCAACTTGTATTGGTTGAACACTCTGATATTTGGAAAGGTTGAAGTGGATTATGCTGCTGGCACTTCATTAAGCACACAAGGCCTACTAATctatgtttgtttttgttggtatTTGTTCATTAATTGAGGAAATGTTATCTTTTGATCCTTGCGTTTGTTTAAGTTCTCACTTCCCTTTGCCTTCTCtgttattttcttcttgatttGTTTGGTTACTCATATTTCACCCAATATGCAGTGTATAAGATGTTTACGGCAGACGTCAGCTTTTGCTTCACCTGGTTCCAGCAATTCTCCTAATCAGAGTGAGAGGGAGATGT
The sequence above is a segment of the Rhododendron vialii isolate Sample 1 chromosome 13a, ASM3025357v1 genome. Coding sequences within it:
- the LOC131312803 gene encoding mediator of RNA polymerase II transcription subunit 16 isoform X1 encodes the protein MNPSSAGANKDSEQQEEEQLQESPDTLVDNSDSPPAALEAAAEAGGGDCGEEAAAEAEGMEDPMEEDAANPATVFCIRLKQPRSNLTHKMSVPELCRNFSAVAWCGKLNAVACASETCARIPSSNANPPFWIPIHIVIPERPTECAVFNVIADSPRDSVQFMEWSPTSCPRALLIANFHGRITIWTQPSQGLPNLVRDASCWQREHEWRQDIAVVTKWLSGVSPYRWLSSKSANSANSKSNFEEKFLSQQPQAPAGWPNFLCVCSVFSSGSVQLHWAQWPPNQSSAASKWFCTSKGLLGAGPSGIMAADAIVTDGGALHVAGVPIVNPSTVVVWEVTPGPGNGFQATPKSSTGSGVPPSVNPPSWDGFAPLAAYLFSWQEFFLLEAKQGRKHTDQDYIDMVSLHCSPVSNFSAYVSPEAAAQSAATTTWGSGVTAVAFDPTRGGSVIAVVIVEGQYMSPYDPDEGPSITGWRVQRWESSLKPVVLHQIFGNPTSSFGGQAPMQTVWVTTVNKCIPPTNDYKIQQPAVAGPSSDVINTTDSSLEKTKRVCFDPFDLPSDVRTLALIVYSAHGGEIAVAFLRGGVHIFSGASFAPVDNYQISVGSTIAAPAFSSTSCCSASVWHDTSKDRTVLKIIRVLPPAVPSSQVKANSSIWERAIAERFWWSLLVGVDWWDAVGCTQSAAEDGIVSLNSVIAVLDADFHSLSSTQHRQQYGPSLDRIKCRLLEGTNAQEVRAMVLDMQARLLLDMLGKGIESALINPSALVSEPWQESGEKLSGIDPETMAVEPALVLSIQAYVDSVLDLASHFITRLRRYASFCRTLASHAYTSGTGGNRNMVASPPQNSASPASSQGQGGQGGTASSTGSTQMQAWVQGAIAKISSTADGVPNATPNPISGASSFMPISINTGTFPGTPAVRLIGDCHFLHRLCQLLLFCFFFRRTQLPRFIGSTQRTSDTNTQKPQLGGSGKVEEINSMPTKLNAGMVRSEEVQAARAGQAVPGPKGPEEGTASRSRLGFGNAGQGYTFEEVKVLFLILVDLCRRTSTLPHPLPVSQVGSSNIQVRLHYIDGNYTVLPEVVEASLGPHMQNMPRPRGADAAGLLLRELELHPPAEEWHRRNMFGGPWSDLEDMGPADDPSKLSTSYDLLELNSVENSDNYYGANRLWPRKRRMSERDAAFGLNTSVGLGAYLGIMGSRRDVVTALWKTGLEGVWYKCIRCLRQTSAFASPGSSNSPNQSEREMWWISRWAYGCPMCGGTWVRVV
- the LOC131312803 gene encoding mediator of RNA polymerase II transcription subunit 16 isoform X2, giving the protein MNPSSAGANKDSEQQEEEQLQESPDTLVDNSDSPPAALEAAAEAGGGDCGEEAAAEAEGMEDPMEEDAANPATVFCIRLKQPRSNLTHKMSVPELCRNFSAVAWCGKLNAVACASETCARIPSSNANPPFWIPIHIVIPERPTECAVFNVIADSPRDSVQFMEWSPTSCPRALLIANFHGRITIWTQPSQGLPNLVRDASCWQREHEWRQDIAVVTKWLSGVSPYRWLSSKSANSANSKSNFEEKFLSQQPQAPAGWPNFLCVCSVFSSGSVQLHWAQWPPNQSSAASKWFCTSKGLLGAGPSGIMAADAIVTDGGALHVAGVPIVNPSTVVVWEVTPGPGNGFQATPKSSTGSGVPPSVNPPSWDGFAPLAAYLFSWQEFFLLEAKQGRKHTDQDYIDMVSLHCSPVSNFSAYVSPEAAAQSAATTTWGSGVTAVAFDPTRGGSVIAVVIVEGQYMSPYDPDEGPSITGWRVQRWESSLKPVVLHQIFGNPTSSFGGQAPMQTVWVTTVNKCIPPTNDYKIQQPAVAGPSSDVINTTDSSLEKTKRVCFDPFDLPSDVRTLALIVYSAHGGEIAVAFLRGGVHIFSGASFAPVDNYQISVGSTIAAPAFSSTSCCSASVWHDTSKDRTVLKIIRVLPPAVPSSQVKANSSIWERAIAERFWWSLLVGVDWWDAVGCTQSAAEDGIVSLNSVIAVLDADFHSLSSTQHRQQYGPSLDRIKCRLLEGTNAQEVRAMVLDMQARLLLDMLGKGIESALINPSALVSEPWQESGEKLSGIDPETMAVEPALVLSIQAYVDSVLDLASHFITRLRRYASFCRTLASHAYTSGTGGNRNMVASPPQNSASPASSQGGQGGTASSTGSTQMQAWVQGAIAKISSTADGVPNATPNPISGASSFMPISINTGTFPGTPAVRLIGDCHFLHRLCQLLLFCFFFRRTQLPRFIGSTQRTSDTNTQKPQLGGSGKVEEINSMPTKLNAGMVRSEEVQAARAGQAVPGPKGPEEGTASRSRLGFGNAGQGYTFEEVKVLFLILVDLCRRTSTLPHPLPVSQVGSSNIQVRLHYIDGNYTVLPEVVEASLGPHMQNMPRPRGADAAGLLLRELELHPPAEEWHRRNMFGGPWSDLEDMGPADDPSKLSTSYDLLELNSVENSDNYYGANRLWPRKRRMSERDAAFGLNTSVGLGAYLGIMGSRRDVVTALWKTGLEGVWYKCIRCLRQTSAFASPGSSNSPNQSEREMWWISRWAYGCPMCGGTWVRVV
- the LOC131312803 gene encoding mediator of RNA polymerase II transcription subunit 16 isoform X3 yields the protein MEWSPTSCPRALLIANFHGRITIWTQPSQGLPNLVRDASCWQREHEWRQDIAVVTKWLSGVSPYRWLSSKSANSANSKSNFEEKFLSQQPQAPAGWPNFLCVCSVFSSGSVQLHWAQWPPNQSSAASKWFCTSKGLLGAGPSGIMAADAIVTDGGALHVAGVPIVNPSTVVVWEVTPGPGNGFQATPKSSTGSGVPPSVNPPSWDGFAPLAAYLFSWQEFFLLEAKQGRKHTDQDYIDMVSLHCSPVSNFSAYVSPEAAAQSAATTTWGSGVTAVAFDPTRGGSVIAVVIVEGQYMSPYDPDEGPSITGWRVQRWESSLKPVVLHQIFGNPTSSFGGQAPMQTVWVTTVNKCIPPTNDYKIQQPAVAGPSSDVINTTDSSLEKTKRVCFDPFDLPSDVRTLALIVYSAHGGEIAVAFLRGGVHIFSGASFAPVDNYQISVGSTIAAPAFSSTSCCSASVWHDTSKDRTVLKIIRVLPPAVPSSQVKANSSIWERAIAERFWWSLLVGVDWWDAVGCTQSAAEDGIVSLNSVIAVLDADFHSLSSTQHRQQYGPSLDRIKCRLLEGTNAQEVRAMVLDMQARLLLDMLGKGIESALINPSALVSEPWQESGEKLSGIDPETMAVEPALVLSIQAYVDSVLDLASHFITRLRRYASFCRTLASHAYTSGTGGNRNMVASPPQNSASPASSQGQGGQGGTASSTGSTQMQAWVQGAIAKISSTADGVPNATPNPISGASSFMPISINTGTFPGTPAVRLIGDCHFLHRLCQLLLFCFFFRRTQLPRFIGSTQRTSDTNTQKPQLGGSGKVEEINSMPTKLNAGMVRSEEVQAARAGQAVPGPKGPEEGTASRSRLGFGNAGQGYTFEEVKVLFLILVDLCRRTSTLPHPLPVSQVGSSNIQVRLHYIDGNYTVLPEVVEASLGPHMQNMPRPRGADAAGLLLRELELHPPAEEWHRRNMFGGPWSDLEDMGPADDPSKLSTSYDLLELNSVENSDNYYGANRLWPRKRRMSERDAAFGLNTSVGLGAYLGIMGSRRDVVTALWKTGLEGVWYKCIRCLRQTSAFASPGSSNSPNQSEREMWWISRWAYGCPMCGGTWVRVV
- the LOC131312803 gene encoding mediator of RNA polymerase II transcription subunit 16 isoform X4 — encoded protein: MQVAGSVSMSGGRILQLLQSGYRECLRWLSSKSANSANSKSNFEEKFLSQQPQAPAGWPNFLCVCSVFSSGSVQLHWAQWPPNQSSAASKWFCTSKGLLGAGPSGIMAADAIVTDGGALHVAGVPIVNPSTVVVWEVTPGPGNGFQATPKSSTGSGVPPSVNPPSWDGFAPLAAYLFSWQEFFLLEAKQGRKHTDQDYIDMVSLHCSPVSNFSAYVSPEAAAQSAATTTWGSGVTAVAFDPTRGGSVIAVVIVEGQYMSPYDPDEGPSITGWRVQRWESSLKPVVLHQIFGNPTSSFGGQAPMQTVWVTTVNKCIPPTNDYKIQQPAVAGPSSDVINTTDSSLEKTKRVCFDPFDLPSDVRTLALIVYSAHGGEIAVAFLRGGVHIFSGASFAPVDNYQISVGSTIAAPAFSSTSCCSASVWHDTSKDRTVLKIIRVLPPAVPSSQVKANSSIWERAIAERFWWSLLVGVDWWDAVGCTQSAAEDGIVSLNSVIAVLDADFHSLSSTQHRQQYGPSLDRIKCRLLEGTNAQEVRAMVLDMQARLLLDMLGKGIESALINPSALVSEPWQESGEKLSGIDPETMAVEPALVLSIQAYVDSVLDLASHFITRLRRYASFCRTLASHAYTSGTGGNRNMVASPPQNSASPASSQGQGGQGGTASSTGSTQMQAWVQGAIAKISSTADGVPNATPNPISGASSFMPISINTGTFPGTPAVRLIGDCHFLHRLCQLLLFCFFFRRTQLPRFIGSTQRTSDTNTQKPQLGGSGKVEEINSMPTKLNAGMVRSEEVQAARAGQAVPGPKGPEEGTASRSRLGFGNAGQGYTFEEVKVLFLILVDLCRRTSTLPHPLPVSQVGSSNIQVRLHYIDGNYTVLPEVVEASLGPHMQNMPRPRGADAAGLLLRELELHPPAEEWHRRNMFGGPWSDLEDMGPADDPSKLSTSYDLLELNSVENSDNYYGANRLWPRKRRMSERDAAFGLNTSVGLGAYLGIMGSRRDVVTALWKTGLEGVWYKCIRCLRQTSAFASPGSSNSPNQSEREMWWISRWAYGCPMCGGTWVRVV